The genomic interval ACGCCACGAGACTGCCGTGGTCCCGGTCGTCCCTGATCTCCACAGCTGCCTTCTCGGCCATGACCCCTGCTTTCCCGTTCGTGACCCTGGACGTCACTCGCCCGGAACTACGGACGGCGACCTGGATCGCCCGCGACGACGGCCTGCGGGCTCCGCTCCGTACGGGTCCCGGGAACCGGCGCCGAGGCGTCGGTTCCGAGCGCCACGATCCGGTTCTCCGCGTCCACGTGCACGACCCGCGGCACGAAGGCACGGGCCTCGGCATCGTCGACCTGTGCGTAGCTGATCAGGATGACCAGGTCACCGGGGTGCACGAGGTGTGCGGCCGCGCCGTTGATCCCGATGACACCGGAGCCCCGCTCGCCCTCGATGACGTAGGTCTCCAGGCGGGCGCCGTTGTCGACGTCAACGATATGGACCAGCTCACCGGGGAGCA from Streptomyces sp. CA-278952 carries:
- the panD gene encoding aspartate 1-decarboxylase, whose translation is MLRTLFKSKIHRATVTQADLHYVGSVTIDAALMEAADLLPGELVHIVDVDNGARLETYVIEGERGSGVIGINGAAAHLVHPGDLVILISYAQVDDAEARAFVPRVVHVDAENRIVALGTDASAPVPGTRTERSPQAVVAGDPGRRP